The proteins below come from a single Pseudomonadota bacterium genomic window:
- the gspC gene encoding type II secretion system protein GspC — MQSTMPVANRTNQVAASAATVVLVALLGYALAMLAIGLLPANANTGSVEPILGKTSTAVRTGNAADRAAAASLFGEAKAEPVIAKVEPAREAPVTRLNLRLLGVLATDDTQPGYAVIAGGAGEQVLGVGDAVDSATLREIHASHVIIENRGALERLELPKLDLSVGVAASVAPTPQPGTPSVSNVNAGGGLVDVSTLPQTPGELRDYLVRNPATIQQLVSIGAHRENGKVVGYRLMPKQDSAILRNYGIEPGDVVTSLNGVRLDNQRRGLKALRQLVTASNIDMVVMRNGAEIPISIALQ; from the coding sequence ATGCAAAGCACGATGCCCGTCGCCAACCGCACCAACCAGGTCGCCGCATCCGCGGCCACGGTGGTGTTGGTGGCGCTGTTGGGTTACGCGCTGGCGATGCTGGCGATCGGGTTGCTGCCGGCCAACGCCAACACCGGCTCGGTCGAACCCATCCTTGGCAAAACCAGCACCGCGGTGCGCACCGGCAACGCCGCAGACCGGGCCGCTGCGGCGAGTTTGTTCGGTGAAGCCAAGGCCGAGCCCGTGATCGCAAAGGTCGAGCCGGCGCGGGAAGCGCCGGTCACCCGACTGAACCTCCGCCTGCTTGGCGTGCTCGCCACCGACGACACCCAACCCGGCTACGCGGTGATTGCCGGCGGAGCCGGTGAACAGGTGCTGGGCGTTGGCGACGCGGTCGACAGCGCCACGTTGCGCGAGATCCACGCCTCACACGTGATCATCGAAAACCGGGGCGCACTCGAACGCCTCGAGCTGCCCAAGCTCGACCTCAGCGTCGGGGTCGCAGCGTCGGTGGCACCGACACCCCAGCCTGGCACACCGAGTGTGAGCAACGTCAACGCGGGCGGCGGCCTGGTGGACGTCTCCACCTTGCCGCAGACACCCGGTGAGCTGCGCGACTACCTGGTGCGCAACCCGGCCACCATCCAGCAGTTGGTGAGCATCGGCGCGCACCGGGAGAACGGCAAGGTCGTGGGCTACCGGCTCATGCCCAAACAGGATTCGGCCATCTTGCGCAACTACGGCATTGAGCCGGGCGACGTCGTGACCAGCCTCAATGGTGTGCGACTGGACAACCAGCGGCGCGGGCTGAAAGCGCTGCGGCAACTGGTGACGGCCAGCAACATCGACATGGTGGTCATGCGCAACGGCGCCGAGATCCCGATCAGCATCGCCTTGCAGTAG
- a CDS encoding HU family DNA-binding protein → MAAKKKATAKKVAAAKPAPKAPTKSEILNHIAGETELSRKEVQAVLDSLSGMIAKNLKPRGPGIFSVPGLMKIKVVKKAATRARKGVNPFTGEEIMIKAKPARKAVKILPLKNLKDMV, encoded by the coding sequence ATGGCTGCAAAGAAAAAGGCCACCGCGAAAAAAGTGGCGGCCGCCAAACCGGCACCAAAAGCCCCGACCAAGTCGGAAATTCTCAACCACATCGCCGGTGAAACCGAGCTGAGCCGGAAGGAAGTCCAGGCCGTGCTCGATTCTCTGAGTGGCATGATCGCGAAGAACCTCAAACCGCGTGGCCCGGGCATCTTCTCCGTGCCGGGTCTGATGAAAATCAAAGTGGTCAAGAAGGCCGCCACGCGTGCACGCAAGGGCGTCAACCCCTTCACCGGCGAAGAGATCATGATCAAAGCCAAGCCGGCGCGCAAAGCGGTCAAGATCCTGCCGCTGAAAAACCTCAAGGACATGGTCTGA
- a CDS encoding DUF4426 domain-containing protein, whose product MLNRRTALMLPFAAIAPTAVQAGNRAEDCGGFIALYRTMPTSALNPNTATRLEIEPGSNTGLITVLLQNKGDNRALTGRLDLVLSNAEGRMSSLRLREVRDRGHTLYVAIFDYNSGEELTFALTVDVSGEPPRSFKFVDRLN is encoded by the coding sequence GTGCTGAATCGCCGTACCGCACTGATGCTGCCTTTTGCCGCGATCGCGCCGACTGCAGTGCAGGCCGGCAACCGTGCAGAGGACTGCGGGGGCTTCATTGCGTTGTACCGAACCATGCCGACGTCGGCGCTCAACCCGAACACCGCAACCCGCCTGGAGATCGAGCCCGGGTCCAACACCGGTCTGATAACCGTGCTGTTGCAGAACAAGGGCGACAACCGGGCACTCACAGGACGCCTGGACCTGGTGCTCAGCAATGCCGAAGGCCGTATGTCTTCCCTGCGCTTACGCGAGGTGCGGGACAGGGGTCACACGCTGTATGTAGCAATTTTCGACTACAATAGCGGTGAGGAACTCACCTTCGCATTGACCGTTGACGTCAGCGGCGAGCCCCCGCGCAGCTTCAAATTCGTCGATCGGCTCAACTGA
- a CDS encoding YggT family protein produces the protein MSAGPLSEAASLVLNTAFYLYTLVVAVRFLMQATRADYYNPLAQSVVSLTNPVLKPLRRFVPGFASLDIAALVLCLLLIILKLAVFSGLGLPRVDVAGFGFNASQLGPMHWLLLAPFELANMMLNIFLVGIIILAVMSWVGGMDNPIASVLHDITRPVTDPVRRWVKPMGGLDLSPIVALLLIQLVKILVLQPLLRALL, from the coding sequence ATGAGTGCTGGTCCGTTGTCAGAGGCCGCGAGCCTGGTTCTCAACACCGCGTTCTACCTGTACACGCTGGTCGTCGCCGTGCGTTTCCTGATGCAGGCCACGCGAGCCGACTACTACAACCCGCTGGCGCAATCCGTGGTGTCGCTGACCAACCCGGTCCTCAAACCGCTTCGCCGCTTCGTGCCCGGTTTTGCGAGTCTCGACATCGCCGCCCTGGTGCTGTGCCTGCTGTTGATCATCCTCAAACTGGCGGTGTTTTCAGGCCTGGGGCTGCCGCGCGTCGACGTGGCGGGCTTCGGGTTCAACGCCAGCCAGCTCGGCCCGATGCACTGGCTGCTGCTCGCACCGTTCGAACTCGCCAACATGATGCTCAACATCTTCCTGGTCGGCATCATCATCCTCGCGGTGATGAGTTGGGTCGGTGGCATGGACAACCCGATCGCCAGCGTGCTCCACGACATCACCCGACCGGTCACTGACCCGGTGCGGCGCTGGGTCAAGCCGATGGGCGGGCTGGACCTGTCACCGATTGTCGCGTTGCTGCTCATCCAGTTGGTCAAGATCCTCGTGCTGCAGCCCTTGTTGCGCGCGCTGCTCTGA
- the proC gene encoding pyrroline-5-carboxylate reductase, which yields MTSASSDALLGFVGGGNMASSLIGGLVKGGHAAERIGVVDPSEAQRDALARDFGVQVADSAEAVAGAAAVVIAVKPHIVEAACRGLAPTLTSDTLVISVAAGTLSDHIALWLGGHDRVVRCMPNTPALYGVGASVLHASTHVSEAQRTLAQYILAAAGAVWWVDEEPQLDAVTALSGSGPAYGFLLIEAMTDAGHGLGLPRELAEQLAVQTLLGSATMAQQDDRGPAALREGVTSKGGTTAAALNTFERGQFRALVASAMTAARDRARELAQPTGETS from the coding sequence GTGACCTCGGCGAGTTCGGACGCGCTGCTCGGGTTTGTCGGCGGCGGCAACATGGCGAGCAGCCTGATCGGTGGCCTGGTCAAGGGTGGGCACGCAGCCGAACGGATCGGGGTTGTCGACCCGAGCGAAGCCCAACGCGATGCGCTGGCGCGCGACTTCGGTGTGCAGGTGGCCGATTCGGCCGAGGCGGTCGCCGGCGCAGCCGCGGTGGTGATCGCGGTCAAGCCCCACATCGTCGAAGCCGCGTGCCGGGGCCTGGCGCCGACACTCACCTCCGACACGCTGGTGATCTCGGTCGCCGCGGGCACCCTGAGCGACCACATCGCCCTGTGGCTTGGCGGGCACGACCGTGTGGTGCGCTGCATGCCCAACACACCCGCACTCTACGGTGTCGGCGCCTCGGTGTTGCACGCGTCGACGCACGTGAGCGAGGCACAGCGCACGCTGGCACAGTACATCCTCGCCGCGGCCGGTGCCGTCTGGTGGGTCGACGAGGAGCCACAACTCGACGCCGTGACCGCGCTCAGTGGCAGCGGGCCGGCCTACGGATTTCTGCTGATCGAGGCCATGACCGACGCAGGCCATGGGCTCGGCCTGCCGCGCGAACTGGCCGAGCAACTGGCGGTACAAACGTTGCTCGGCTCAGCAACCATGGCGCAACAGGACGACCGCGGTCCCGCCGCCCTGCGTGAGGGCGTCACCTCCAAGGGTGGCACCACCGCCGCGGCACTGAACACATTTGAACGCGGCCAATTCCGAGCGCTCGTCGCCAGCGCGATGACCGCCGCTCGAGACCGGGCGCGCGAGCTCGCGCAGCCCACAGGAGAGACGTCATGA
- the tal gene encoding transaldolase produces MTDSPLKQLHALGQSIWLDYIHTDLMHSGELARLIENDALQGLTSNPSIFEQAIANTDAYDERLRALVSAQPELDANSLFTELALVDIAAAADVFEPVWRASRGDDGMVSLEVSPTLAHDADATVAEALQLHARLARPNVMIKVPGTKAGVTAFEELTAQGVSVNVTLLFSVERYREIAAGHLRGLHRRLAAGQSVSGIASVASFFISRVDTAVDAALDSQGSDDAKALMSTIAIANAKVAWGHYQNLYGGEAWQPLADAGALPQRLLWASTGTKNPDLPKTHYIDTLIGPDTVNTVPPATLDAYRDAGQPAATLADGLETASAALATLAELGVDLDAITATLEDQGVASFDDAFARLLAAIESKRAALAP; encoded by the coding sequence ATGACAGATTCACCGCTCAAGCAACTCCATGCGCTCGGCCAGAGCATCTGGCTCGACTACATCCACACCGACCTGATGCACAGTGGCGAGTTGGCGCGCCTGATCGAAAACGATGCGTTGCAGGGCCTGACCTCCAACCCGTCGATCTTCGAACAGGCGATCGCCAACACCGACGCCTACGACGAACGCCTGCGGGCTCTGGTCAGCGCGCAGCCCGAGCTGGACGCCAACAGCCTGTTTACCGAGCTGGCCCTGGTCGACATCGCGGCCGCCGCCGACGTGTTCGAACCGGTCTGGCGGGCGAGCCGCGGCGACGACGGCATGGTCAGCCTCGAGGTCAGCCCGACGCTCGCCCACGACGCCGACGCAACGGTCGCCGAAGCGCTGCAGCTGCACGCCCGGCTCGCGCGCCCCAACGTCATGATCAAGGTGCCCGGCACGAAGGCCGGCGTGACGGCCTTTGAAGAACTCACCGCACAGGGCGTGAGCGTGAATGTCACGCTGCTGTTTTCCGTCGAGCGCTACCGCGAAATCGCAGCCGGCCACCTGCGGGGCCTGCACCGTCGCCTCGCGGCAGGTCAGTCCGTCAGCGGGATCGCATCGGTCGCCAGCTTTTTCATCAGCCGGGTCGACACCGCCGTCGACGCTGCGCTCGACTCTCAGGGAAGTGACGACGCCAAGGCGCTGATGTCGACGATCGCAATCGCCAACGCCAAGGTGGCGTGGGGCCACTACCAGAACCTCTACGGCGGCGAGGCCTGGCAGCCCCTGGCCGACGCCGGCGCGTTGCCGCAGCGTCTGCTCTGGGCGAGCACCGGCACCAAGAACCCGGACCTGCCCAAGACCCACTACATCGACACGCTGATCGGCCCCGACACGGTCAACACCGTGCCGCCGGCCACCCTGGACGCGTACCGTGACGCTGGCCAGCCCGCGGCCACGCTCGCGGACGGGCTCGAGACCGCATCGGCAGCGCTCGCGACGCTCGCCGAGCTCGGGGTCGACCTCGACGCGATCACGGCGACCCTCGAAGACCAGGGTGTCGCGTCGTTCGACGACGCCTTCGCACGCCTGCTCGCAGCGATCGAGAGCAAACGGGCGGCGCTCGCACCGTGA
- a CDS encoding YggS family pyridoxal phosphate-dependent enzyme, with product MSQSHDVARHLNLIRQRIADAEVQAGRAPGSVRLLAVSKTKPVAALQAAIDAGHTVFGENYLGEALEKIEQLAGQGCEWHFIGAIQSNKTRPIATHFDWVHCVDRAKIAQRLSDQRPEGQPYLNVCIQVNVDREDSKAGVLPEAVTALAADVAALPRLRLRGLMAIPLATDDTDRQRQSARALHTLFDTLAADHPGLDTLSVGMSADLESAILEGSTMVRIGTAVFGARAPRTTN from the coding sequence ATGAGCCAGTCCCACGATGTCGCGCGCCATCTGAACCTAATTCGGCAGCGCATTGCAGATGCTGAAGTCCAGGCCGGTCGCGCACCCGGCAGCGTGCGCTTGCTCGCGGTCAGCAAGACCAAGCCGGTCGCTGCCCTGCAGGCGGCGATCGACGCCGGCCACACGGTTTTCGGTGAGAACTACCTCGGTGAAGCGCTTGAAAAGATTGAGCAACTCGCTGGCCAAGGCTGCGAGTGGCATTTCATCGGAGCCATCCAATCAAACAAGACCCGACCGATCGCCACGCACTTCGATTGGGTTCACTGCGTCGACCGCGCAAAGATTGCGCAACGTTTGAGTGACCAGCGACCCGAAGGGCAGCCTTATTTGAACGTGTGCATACAAGTCAACGTCGACCGAGAGGACAGCAAGGCCGGTGTTCTGCCCGAGGCAGTCACGGCGCTGGCTGCCGACGTCGCCGCCCTGCCCCGGTTGCGGTTGCGCGGGCTGATGGCCATCCCGCTGGCGACCGATGACACCGATCGCCAGCGCCAGAGTGCACGGGCGCTGCACACCCTGTTCGACACCCTCGCGGCCGACCACCCCGGGCTCGACACACTGTCGGTCGGCATGTCGGCCGACCTCGAGTCGGCGATTCTCGAGGGCTCGACGATGGTGCGGATCGGCACCGCGGTTTTCGGGGCCCGAGCACCGCGCACGACCAACTGA
- a CDS encoding type IV pilus twitching motility protein PilT, with amino-acid sequence MDIAQLLSFCVKNNASDLHLSAGLPPMIRVDGDMRRINAPEMGHKEVHNLIYEIMNDNNRKEYEERLETDFSFELPDIARFRVNAFNQSRGAAAVFRTIPSEVLTLEDLATPAIFREISAYPRGLVLVTGPTGSGKSTTLAAMVNHKNETELGHILTIEDPIEFVHKSKKCLINQREVHRDTHSFSDALRSALREDPDTILVGELRDLETIRLALTAAETGHLVFGTLHTSSAAKTIDRIIDVFPGDEKSMVRAMLSESLRAVISQTLLKRISGGRIAAHEIMLGTPAIRNLIREDKVAQMYSVIQTGQQLGMQTLDQNLKNLVAMGDVDKMDARRKATNPDIVAAA; translated from the coding sequence ATGGACATTGCACAGCTCCTCTCGTTTTGCGTCAAGAACAACGCGTCGGATTTGCACCTGTCGGCCGGCCTGCCACCGATGATCCGCGTGGACGGTGACATGCGGCGCATCAACGCGCCCGAGATGGGCCACAAGGAAGTCCACAACCTGATCTACGAGATCATGAACGACAACAACCGCAAGGAATACGAGGAGCGGTTGGAGACAGACTTCTCATTCGAACTGCCTGACATTGCCCGTTTTCGTGTCAACGCGTTCAACCAGTCACGTGGCGCGGCGGCGGTGTTCCGGACCATCCCCTCCGAGGTCCTGACCCTCGAGGATCTCGCGACACCCGCGATCTTCCGCGAGATCTCTGCCTACCCCCGAGGGCTGGTACTGGTCACCGGCCCCACCGGTTCGGGCAAGTCGACCACGCTGGCAGCGATGGTGAACCACAAGAACGAAACCGAACTCGGCCACATCCTCACCATCGAGGATCCGATCGAATTCGTGCACAAGAGCAAGAAGTGCCTGATCAACCAGCGCGAAGTCCACCGCGACACCCACAGTTTCTCGGACGCGCTGCGCTCGGCGCTGCGTGAAGACCCCGACACGATTCTGGTCGGCGAGCTGCGTGACCTGGAAACCATTCGCCTGGCGTTGACCGCAGCCGAGACCGGCCACCTGGTGTTTGGCACCTTGCACACCAGCTCCGCCGCAAAGACCATCGACCGGATCATCGACGTCTTCCCCGGTGACGAGAAATCCATGGTGCGCGCGATGCTCTCGGAGTCCCTGCGTGCGGTCATCTCGCAGACCCTGCTCAAGCGCATCAGCGGCGGCCGGATTGCCGCGCACGAAATCATGTTGGGCACACCTGCGATCCGCAACCTGATCCGCGAGGACAAGGTGGCGCAGATGTACTCGGTGATCCAAACCGGTCAGCAGCTCGGTATGCAGACGCTTGACCAGAACCTGAAAAACCTCGTGGCGATGGGGGATGTCGACAAGATGGATGCACGTCGCAAGGCAACCAACCCCGATATCGTCGCGGCTGCCTGA
- a CDS encoding PilT/PilU family type 4a pilus ATPase, translating into MTDVSATEKARKYAFELMHLLANHNASDLYIAAGAPPMMRINGELRPVSEEKLMPPQTLAIVTSLMDQRLRDEFVETNEANFAVSVPDVSRFRINAYVQRGSVSMVVRQIATRIPPLEELGMPGVLRETVMAKRGLVFLVGATGQGKSTTLASLIDHRNRTSSGHIITIEDPVEYIHSHKKSIVSQREVGMDTDNFHIALKNALRQAPDVILIGEVRDREAMERAMEIAETGHLALCTLHANSTNHALERVASFFPKEDRHRLLYELSLTVRAIVSQRLIRKKDGHSRVPAVEIMLNTPLMTELIAKGDQAAIKSLMGKSRELGMQTFDQSLFDLISAGHITEEEGLRNSDSANDLRIRLKLADSGDADTLSAGIELEDVDDTEDPKASHMIRGRR; encoded by the coding sequence ATGACGGACGTATCCGCCACCGAGAAGGCGCGCAAATACGCCTTCGAACTCATGCACCTGTTGGCGAACCACAACGCGTCGGATCTGTACATTGCCGCCGGCGCGCCGCCGATGATGCGCATCAACGGAGAGCTGCGGCCGGTGAGCGAAGAGAAGCTCATGCCGCCGCAGACCCTGGCGATCGTGACCTCGCTGATGGACCAGCGGCTGCGCGACGAGTTTGTCGAAACCAACGAGGCCAACTTCGCGGTCAGCGTGCCTGACGTCTCCCGTTTTCGTATCAACGCCTACGTGCAACGCGGCAGCGTGTCGATGGTGGTTCGCCAGATAGCGACTCGCATCCCGCCGCTCGAGGAGCTCGGCATGCCGGGTGTCCTGCGCGAGACGGTCATGGCGAAACGGGGTCTGGTGTTCCTCGTCGGTGCCACCGGCCAGGGCAAGTCGACGACACTTGCGTCGCTGATTGACCACCGCAACCGGACCAGTTCCGGGCACATCATCACCATCGAAGACCCGGTCGAGTACATTCACTCGCACAAGAAAAGCATCGTGAGTCAGCGGGAAGTCGGGATGGACACCGACAACTTTCACATTGCGCTGAAGAACGCCCTGCGACAGGCGCCCGACGTGATCCTCATCGGTGAGGTGCGTGACCGGGAAGCCATGGAGCGTGCGATGGAAATCGCCGAGACCGGCCACCTCGCGCTCTGCACCCTGCACGCGAACTCGACCAACCACGCGCTCGAGCGTGTTGCGAGCTTCTTCCCCAAGGAAGACCGCCACCGCCTGCTGTACGAGCTGTCGCTGACGGTCCGCGCGATCGTGTCACAGCGCCTGATCCGCAAGAAGGACGGCCACAGCCGCGTGCCCGCAGTCGAGATCATGCTGAACACGCCGCTGATGACCGAGCTGATCGCCAAGGGCGACCAGGCTGCGATCAAGTCGCTGATGGGGAAGTCGCGCGAACTCGGCATGCAGACCTTCGACCAGTCGTTGTTCGATCTGATCTCGGCCGGCCACATCACCGAGGAAGAGGGCTTGCGCAACTCGGATTCGGCGAACGACCTGCGCATCCGCCTGAAGTTGGCGGACTCGGGGGACGCCGACACGCTGAGCGCTGGCATCGAGCTCGAAGACGTGGACGACACCGAGGATCCGAAGGCCTCGCACATGATCCGCGGTCGGCGCTGA
- a CDS encoding amidohydrolase family protein, with protein MTAFSLLGGRVIDPARGHDAVGDLHVVNGVISTTPAADAPTHDVTGHWVLPGLVDLHARLAASGRAVAGRAHVLHTARQNGITSLCIGPDMEPTLDSVAALEQLSHFTTQARATRVHPIGALTQGLAGEQLAELATLSGAGCVAFGDLGRTTADARVLLRAMRYAGNFDLTVFVQPNDPWLAAGGCVNDGPIAHRLGLPGVPASAETVAVSLWLELCRETGTRLHFNKLSTARSVALVRAAQADGLPVTADTSLNHTFFDDSALAGFENRFKVWPPLRGANDRAALRAGLLDGTLTAVCSDHCTHGVDDILAPLQSAEAGGETFDVLLPAVASLGDTLGASPAVALRWLTAGPAAVLRTPVGSLANGAAADLCVFDPTVDWVFGDTAGAAQPHSPWRGARLRGRVVGTALAGDYRPVAR; from the coding sequence ATGACCGCCTTCAGCCTGCTCGGTGGCCGGGTCATCGACCCGGCGCGTGGACACGACGCCGTCGGCGACCTGCACGTGGTCAACGGCGTGATCAGCACGACGCCCGCGGCCGACGCGCCCACCCACGATGTCACTGGCCATTGGGTGTTGCCCGGTCTGGTTGACCTGCACGCGCGCCTGGCCGCGTCCGGGCGCGCCGTGGCCGGGCGCGCGCACGTGCTGCACACCGCCCGGCAAAATGGCATCACCTCGCTCTGCATCGGCCCGGACATGGAGCCAACGCTCGACAGCGTTGCAGCGCTCGAGCAGCTCTCCCACTTCACGACGCAGGCCCGTGCCACGCGCGTTCACCCGATCGGGGCGCTGACTCAGGGGCTTGCGGGCGAGCAGCTCGCCGAGCTCGCCACGCTCTCGGGCGCCGGCTGTGTCGCCTTCGGTGACCTCGGGCGCACCACCGCCGACGCCCGCGTGTTGTTGCGCGCCATGCGCTACGCGGGCAATTTCGACCTGACCGTGTTCGTGCAGCCCAACGACCCCTGGCTGGCCGCCGGCGGCTGCGTCAACGACGGGCCGATCGCCCACCGGCTCGGCCTGCCGGGCGTACCCGCCAGCGCCGAGACCGTCGCGGTATCGCTCTGGCTGGAGCTGTGCCGCGAGACCGGGACACGGCTGCATTTCAACAAACTCTCGACAGCCCGCAGTGTGGCGCTGGTGCGCGCGGCGCAGGCCGACGGCTTGCCCGTCACTGCCGACACCAGCCTGAACCACACCTTCTTCGACGACAGCGCCTTGGCAGGCTTCGAAAACCGGTTCAAGGTCTGGCCGCCGCTGCGCGGTGCAAACGACCGCGCGGCCTTGCGCGCGGGCTTGCTGGACGGCACGCTGACCGCCGTCTGCTCGGACCACTGCACCCACGGCGTCGACGACATCCTCGCGCCACTGCAGTCGGCTGAGGCCGGAGGCGAGACCTTCGATGTGCTGTTGCCCGCAGTCGCGTCGCTCGGCGACACCCTCGGTGCCAGCCCTGCGGTCGCACTGCGCTGGTTGACCGCCGGTCCCGCTGCCGTGCTGCGCACGCCGGTGGGGAGCCTTGCGAACGGCGCGGCAGCCGACCTCTGTGTGTTCGACCCCACGGTCGACTGGGTGTTTGGCGACACGGCCGGCGCGGCACAGCCCCACTCGCCCTGGCGCGGCGCGCGCCTGCGGGGGCGCGTGGTCGGCACCGCGCTCGCGGGTGACTATCGACCCGTGGCCCGTTAA
- a CDS encoding aspartate carbamoyltransferase catalytic subunit: MTPTHPASQPIAARQLDDQGRLLHFLSTEGLPASILNDILDTASSFIDENDAAVKKAPLLRGKTVANLFFENSTRTLTTFELAAKRLSADVLNINIRTSSTAKGESLLDTLQNLQAMLCDMFVIRHAESGAVHFITEHVQRGVSVINAGDGRHAHPTQAMLDMLTIRRKKGAFEPLSVAIVGDLAHSRVARSEIHALRTLGVSDLRLVGPTTLVPDAFAELGGEVHRSMQSGLDGVDVIIMLRLQRERMAGALLPSSREYFEHYGLTEARLACAKPDAIVMHPGPINRGIEIASSVADGPQSVILQQVTYGLAVRMAVMSIVVGNSTTAGAPA, translated from the coding sequence ATGACGCCCACACACCCCGCCAGCCAGCCGATTGCCGCGAGACAACTCGACGACCAGGGCCGCTTGCTGCATTTTCTCAGCACCGAGGGACTGCCCGCGTCGATCCTCAACGACATCCTCGACACCGCGTCGAGCTTCATCGACGAGAACGACGCCGCGGTCAAGAAGGCGCCCCTGCTGCGCGGCAAGACCGTCGCAAACCTCTTTTTCGAGAACAGCACGCGAACGCTCACAACCTTCGAGCTGGCGGCGAAACGCCTCTCGGCGGATGTCCTGAACATCAACATCCGGACTTCTTCGACGGCCAAGGGCGAGTCGCTGCTGGACACCCTGCAGAACCTGCAAGCCATGCTCTGCGACATGTTCGTGATCCGCCACGCCGAATCGGGTGCGGTGCACTTCATCACCGAGCACGTTCAACGGGGCGTCAGCGTGATCAACGCCGGCGACGGACGGCACGCGCACCCGACACAGGCCATGCTCGACATGCTGACCATCCGGCGCAAGAAAGGCGCCTTCGAGCCCTTGTCGGTGGCCATCGTGGGGGACCTCGCGCATTCGCGGGTCGCACGCTCAGAGATTCACGCGCTGCGCACGCTCGGCGTGTCGGACTTGCGTCTGGTCGGCCCGACCACCCTGGTGCCCGACGCCTTCGCCGAACTTGGCGGGGAGGTCCACCGCAGCATGCAGAGCGGGCTCGACGGCGTCGACGTGATCATCATGCTGCGGCTGCAGCGTGAGCGCATGGCCGGCGCGCTGTTGCCGAGCAGCCGCGAATACTTCGAGCACTACGGCCTGACCGAAGCACGCCTGGCCTGCGCCAAACCCGATGCGATTGTCATGCACCCCGGGCCGATCAACCGCGGCATCGAGATCGCGTCCAGCGTGGCCGACGGCCCGCAATCGGTGATCCTGCAGCAGGTGACCTACGGCCTGGCGGTGCGCATGGCAGTGATGTCCATCGTTGTCGGCAACAGCACCACCGCAGGAGCACCGGCATGA
- the pyrR gene encoding bifunctional pyr operon transcriptional regulator/uracil phosphoribosyltransferase PyrR, translating to MVIADSTRIAHWLDAMATDLEALLGDAVADTRVVGIRTGGVTIAQQLHARLGCTAPVGELNITFYRDDFSRTGIHPHVGPSALPAGIDDQTVLLVDDVLFSGRTIRAALNEVFDFGRPSRVVLAVLVSRPGRELPVQADVTGHRFDSAEAAHLKLSTDPLALSQMNTRP from the coding sequence ATGGTGATTGCTGACAGCACCCGCATCGCACACTGGCTGGACGCCATGGCCACAGACCTCGAGGCCCTGCTGGGTGACGCGGTCGCAGACACACGTGTGGTCGGCATTCGCACCGGTGGCGTCACGATTGCCCAGCAACTGCATGCGCGCCTCGGGTGCACCGCACCGGTGGGTGAGCTCAACATCACCTTCTACCGCGACGACTTCAGCCGCACCGGCATCCACCCGCACGTCGGGCCGTCCGCCCTGCCCGCCGGGATAGACGATCAGACGGTCCTGCTGGTCGACGATGTCCTGTTCAGCGGGCGTACGATCCGCGCCGCGCTCAACGAGGTGTTCGACTTCGGCCGACCCTCGCGCGTGGTGCTCGCCGTGCTCGTCTCCCGCCCGGGGCGCGAGCTGCCGGTTCAGGCGGACGTGACCGGTCACCGCTTCGACTCCGCCGAGGCGGCACACCTCAAGCTGTCCACCGACCCACTGGCCCTGAGCCAGATGAACACGCGACCATGA
- the ruvX gene encoding Holliday junction resolvase RuvX → MPEHARTVLGFDYGERRIGVAVGHCETGLANPLTTVTNPGDETDWPALMQLIRDWRPDALVVGIPTHMDGKATAMTRRASRFCDELATRSALPTHPADERASSRAAEHILKSNRQQGRRRAKRGDTDKVAAALILQQWMESHDGDC, encoded by the coding sequence ATGCCTGAGCACGCACGCACGGTGCTCGGTTTCGACTACGGCGAGCGCCGGATCGGTGTGGCCGTCGGCCATTGCGAGACCGGCCTGGCCAACCCCTTGACGACGGTGACAAACCCCGGTGACGAAACCGATTGGCCCGCCCTCATGCAGTTGATCCGGGACTGGCGACCCGATGCGCTTGTGGTGGGCATTCCGACCCACATGGACGGCAAGGCCACGGCCATGACCCGCCGGGCGAGCCGGTTTTGCGATGAGCTGGCGACCCGCAGCGCCCTGCCCACGCACCCCGCGGATGAGCGGGCGAGCTCGCGCGCGGCCGAGCACATCCTGAAATCCAACCGACAACAAGGCCGGCGGCGCGCCAAACGGGGCGACACCGACAAGGTTGCCGCCGCGCTGATATTGCAACAGTGGATGGAGTCGCACGATGGTGATTGCTGA